One stretch of Punica granatum isolate Tunisia-2019 chromosome 5, ASM765513v2, whole genome shotgun sequence DNA includes these proteins:
- the LOC116207708 gene encoding pentatricopeptide repeat-containing protein At5g12100, mitochondrial-like, translated as MAKRVHFRLLKLPRSTQFRFMLPEPPPVLSCSLCTAPSLPDPAGQTGGGEGTSVAELRQDSHRHEQVRRIRVLLQQGRTEAAHRHIKFLVLSKKGELFASPSDLFSFFSASCPSLRPSFSDILLSVCAGSNLTEEAAELHDLMRNEGLLPSLASLNMLLECFVATKQFDRTLNLFDEICGSGIKPDKFTFAKAVQAAVKVGNLKRGFELMESMKKRGVGRTGFVYNVMISGLCKEKRIHDAEKLLDEMSRRNIAPTVVTYNTLIDGYCKSEDLERALTLKDSMVKLNVAPNLVTFNTLLKGLYRAQRMEQAKAVLEEMQALGFEADSFTYNNLLNGLCKGGNFDEAEETLIKWSESGIVRDPAVYHTLVSGYCRRDEVTRALSVIQLMESHGVRPNDITFNCLISKFCDLKEMDRAQTLVKKMEEEGVLPTLETHNILINGYGRLSLFHRCFEIIEEMEKKGLKPNVVSYGSLINCLCKDNKLIEAELVFGDMVSRGIIPNVQIYNIIIDGNCGAGKLEKAFEILDQMVGNGIGPTIVTYNSLINGLCKKGRLVEAENMVLQILNSGYKPDVITFNSLISGYSRAGDSTKCLALYEDMKNRGIKPTLSTFHPLITGCGKEGMVVLDRLIQEMCRMNLGPDRLVYNELIHSFIEHGELQRAYDLQRDMNERGVLPDKMTYNSLILGRLKEEKFSEVRNLVEDMKVKGLGPKADTYHILVKGHCDCSNFDEAYSWYREMVKNGFLLNATICRELIAGLEQKRNSEAAEIVRCEMSSKGIDEWSNTAKEVSL; from the coding sequence ATGGCGAAACGAGTCCACTTTCGTCTTCTCAAACTCCCGCGCTCCACGCAGTTCAGGTTTATGCTCCCAGAGCCCCCTCCGGTTCTTTCCTGCTCTCTCTGCACTGCCCCTTCTCTGCCTGACCCAGCAGGCCAAACCGGCGGCGGAGAAGGCACGTCAGTTGCCGAGCTCCGACAGGATAGCCACCGCCACGAACAAGTCCGGCGGATCCGGGTTCTCCTCCAGCAGGGTCGCACGGAAGCGGCTCACCGGCATATCAAATTCCTCGTTCTCTCCAAAAAGGGAGAGCTTTTCGCTTCGCCCTCTGATCTCTTCTCGTTCTTTTCTGCTTCCTGCCCCTCCTTGAGGCCCTCCTTCTCAGACATCCTCTTATCGGTCTGCGCGGGCTCGAATTTAACCGAGGAAGCTGCTGAGTTGCATGACTTGATGAGAAATGAGGGCTTGCTTCCTTCTCTGGCTTCCCTGAACATGCTGCTTGAATGTTTCGTGGCGACGAAGCAGTTCGACCGGACCCTTAATCTGTTTGATGAGATCTGTGGCTCCGGCATAAAACCCGACAAGTTCACCTTCGCCAAAGCGGTCCAAGCGGCGGTGAAAGTAGGAAACTTGAAGAGGGGCTTTGAGCTGATGGAAAGTATGAAGAAGCGAGGGGTCGGCCGGACAGGTTTCGTATACAATGTGATGATCAGCGGGCTGTGCAAGGAGAAGAGGATTCACGATGCAGAGAAGTTGCTCGATGAAATGTCTAGAAGGAACATCGCCCCCACAGTTGTCACCTATAACACGCTTATTGATGGTTACTGCAAGTCGGAAGACTTGGAGAGAGCTCTCACTTTGAAGGATAGCATGGTGAAGTTGAATGTGGCCCCAAACCTCGTGACATTCAACACTCTGCTCAAGGGGCTATACCGGGCTCAGAGGATGGAGCAGGCCAAGGCAGTTTTGGAGGAGATGCAAGCTCTGGGATTTGAGGCTGATAGCTTTACTTACAATAACTTATTGAATGGTCTGTGCAAAGGAGGAAATTTCGACGAGGCCGAGGAAACCTTAATCAAGTGGAGTGAAAGCGGGATTGTGCGGGACCCAGCAGTTTATCACACTCTTGTGAGTGGATACTGCCGAAGGGATGAGGTGACGCGGGCTCTTTCTGTGATTCAACTGATGGAATCTCATGGTGTGAGACCGAACGACATCACTTTCAACTGTCTGATCAGCAAGTTCTGCGACTTGAAAGAGATGGACCGGGCACAGACTTTGGTTAAGAagatggaggaggagggggtTTTGCCGACCCTCGAGACACACAACATCCTTATCAATGGTTATGGAAGGTTAAGCCTCTTCCATCGCTGTTTTGAGATTATAGAAGAGATGGAAAAGAAAGGGTTGAAACCAAATGTGGTGAGTTATGGCTCCCTGATAAATTGTCTCTGCAAGGACAATAAGCTGATTGAAGCAGAATTAGTCTTTGGGGATATGGTGAGTCGAGGAATTATCCCGAACGTGCAGATATACAATATCATTATCGATGGGAATTGTGGGGCTGGGAAGTTGGAGAAGGCTTTTGAGATTCTTGACCAGATGGTGGGTAACGGGATCGGCCCAACCATCGTAACCTATAATTCTCTTATCAACGGTCTCTGCAAAAAGGGAAGGCTAGTGGAAGCTGAAAACATGGTTCTGCAGATCCTGAATAGTGGCTATAAGCCCGATGTTATTACATTTAACTCACTTATCTCAGGCTATTCTCGAGCTGGTGACTCCACGAAATGTCTTGCGCTGTATGAGGATATGAAGAACAGAGGGATCAAACCAACTTTGAGTACATTTCATCCATTGATCACTGGGTGCGGGAAAGAAGGGATGGTTGTTTTGGATAGGCTTATTCAGGAAATGTGTCGGATGAATTTGGGTCCCGACAGGCTTGTGTATAATGAGTTGATTCACTCCTTCATCGAGCATGGAGAGTTGCAGAGGGCATATGATTTGCAAAGAGACATGAATGAAAGGGGAGTTCTCCCCGATAAGATGACTTACAATAGCTTGATTCTGGGGCGATTAAAGGAAGAGAAGTTCTCGGAGGTGAGGAACCTCGTGGAGGATATGAAAGTGAAAGGGTTGGGTCCCAAAGCCGATACATACCACATATTAGTAAAGGGCCACTGTGATTGCAGCAACTTTGATGAAGCCTATAGTTGGTACAGGGAGATGGTCAAGAATGGTTTCCTTCTGAATGCCACGATATGTAGGGAACTCATCGCTGGCCTAGAACAAAAGAGAAACTCGGAAGCAGCTGAGATTGTTCGCTGTGAAATGAGCTCTAAAGGAATAGATGAATGGAGCAACACTGCAAAAGAGGTTTCTCTCTAG
- the LOC116207709 gene encoding glucomannan 4-beta-mannosyltransferase 9, with the protein MDQLPATGLLRDDVTEQFGVVWSQIKAPLIVPLLRLAVLVCLGMSLMLFIERVYMAVVIVLMKLFGRKPEKRYKWEPIKDDVELGNLAYPMVLVQIPMYNEKEVYQLSIGAACGLSWPSDRIIIQVLDDSTDPVIKDLVELECKRWASKGINIKYEIRDNRNGYKAGALKEGMKRSYVQHCDYVAIFDADFQPEPDYLWRTIPFLLHNPQIALAQARWKFVNSDECLMTRMQEMSLDYHFTVEQEVGSSTYAFFGFNGTAGVWRISALNEAGGWKDRTTVEDMDLAVRASLKGWKFVYLGGIKVKNELPSTFKAYRYQQHRWSCGPANLFRKMVMEIIRNKKVSLWKKVHVIYSFFFVRKIVAHIVTFVFYCVVLPATVLVPEVTVPKWGAVFIPSIITVLNAVGTPRSLHLIIFWILFENVMSLHRTKATFIGLLEAGRVNEWIVTEKLGDALKASKVANKVHKKPRLRIGERLHLLELGVGAYLFFCGCYDVAFGKNHYFFYLYAQAIAFFIMGFGYVGTFVPNA; encoded by the exons ATGGATCAGCTTCCCGCCACGGGCCTCCTCAGGGACGACGTGACGGAGCAGTTCGGGGTGGTGTGGTCTCAGATCAAGGCCCCGTTGATCGTCCCCCTCCTGAGGCTCGCGGTGCTCGTGTGCCTCGGCATGTCCCTTATGCTGTTCATCGAGAGAGTGTACATGGCGGTCGTGATCGTCCTGATGAAACTGTTCGGGAGGAAGCCGGAGAAGCGGTATAAATGGGAGCCGATAAAGGACGACGTCGAGCTCGGGAACTTGGCCTATCCCATGGTCCTCGTCCAAATCCCGATGTACAATGAGAAGGAG GTCTACCAGCTTTCGATCGGGGCTGCCTGCGGACTCTCGTGGCCGTCGGATCGGATCATCATACAGGTCCTTGACGACTCCACCGACCCGGTGATCAAG GACCTGGTGGAGCTGGAGTGCAAGAGGTGGGCGAGCAAAGGGATAAACATAAAGTACGAGATTAGGGACAACAGGAACGGGTACAAGGCCGGAGCGCTGAAGGAAGGGATGAAGCGGAGCTACGTCCAGCACTGCGACTACGTCGCCATCTTCGATGCCGACTTCCAGCCGGAGCCCGACTACCTGTGGCGGACCATCCCCTTCCTCCTCCACAACCCACAGATAGCCCTCGCTCAGGCCCGTTGGAAGTTCG TGAATTCTGACGAGTGCTTGATGACAAGAATGCAAGAAATGTCATTGGATTACCATTTCACTGTGGAGCAGGAAGTCGGGTCATCCACTTATGCCTTCTTCGGATTCAACG GCACTGCTGGGGTTTGGAGGATTTCGGCTCTGAACGAGGCTGGAGGATGGAAGGATCGGACCACGGTGGAAGATATGGATTTAGCGGTTAGAGCGAGCCTTAAGGGCTGGAAATTCGTTTACCTTGGTGGTATCAAG GTGAAAAACGAACTGCCCAGTACGTTCAAGGCTTACCGGTATCAGCAGCACCGATGGTCCTGTGGTCCTGCCAACCTTTTCAGGAAAATGGTTATGGAGATCATAAGGAACAAG AAAGTGTCATTGTGGAAGAAGGTGCATGTCATCTACAGCTTCTTCTTCGTCAGAAAGATTGTTGCCCACATCGTGACATTCGTCTTCTACTGCGTTGTTCTTCCCGCAACCGTTCTGGTCCCTGAAGTCACTGTCCCGAAGTGGGGCGCTGTGTTTATCCCCTCCATTATAACTGTCCTCAATGCAGTTGGAACTCCGAG GTCGCTCCATTTGATAATTTTCTGGATCCTATTCGAGAATGTCATGTCCCTTCACCGGACTAAAGCCACCTTCATTGGCCTGCTCGAAGCAGGTCGAGTCAACGAGTGGATTGTGACAGAGAAACTCGGCGATGCCCTCAAGGCAAGCAAAGTGGCTAACAAAGTCCACAAGAAGCCTCGTCTTAGGATCGGAGAAAG GCTCCATTTACTTGAGCTTGGGGTCGGTGCATACCTCTTCTTCTGCGGTTGTTATGATGTTGCCTTTGGGAAAAACCATTATTTCTTCTACCTCTATGCTCAAGCCATTGCCTTCTTCATCATGGGCTTTGGATACGTCGGAACATTCGTCCCGAACGCATAG
- the LOC116207712 gene encoding uncharacterized protein LOC116207712: MKPAVDEHVEKVVEKTHFKPRHPHTVKYIERKLEEKGLLRQERHPVDGLGGIRRPAPKSGHGGKYTWEGPEDVAESELAPTPPALDERDPNFVDEETEEKIVRGEDEEVEGYVVGEVEVPKAEEVGVARVDVDPHLKTN; this comes from the coding sequence ATGAAGCCGGCAGTGGACGAACATGTCGAGAAGGTGGTGGAGAAGACTCACTTCAAGCCGCGGCACCCGCACACGGTGAAGTACATCGAGCGGAAGCTCGAGGAGAAGGGCCTGCTCCGCCAGGAGCGCCATCCCGTGGACGGCCTAGGTGGCATCAGGCGGCCTGCGCCAAAGTCTGGCCACGGCGGGAAGTACACCTGGGAGGGCCCAGaagatgtggccgagagcgAGCTCGCCCCGACCCCGCCAGCCCTGGATGAGCGGGATCCGAACTTCGTCGACGAGGAGACCGAGGAGAAGATCGTGAGGGGCGAAGATGAGGAGGTCGAGGGCTACGTGGTTGGCGAGGTCGAGGTCCCCAAGGCTGAGGAGGTCGGGGTCGCTAGGGTCGACGTTGATCCTCACTTGAAGACCAATTAA
- the LOC116207853 gene encoding AT-hook motif nuclear-localized protein 2-like, translated as MENNEFVVQVDSTSSDSASPAHPTANATPPPPAMPAPAAGNPSVDGAAPVVTPGSGVGESGQETAGGSASGVGLFGRRRRRGRPRRNNADESLRMPRPSRPGYSGNMGWARPLGFGSPFLSQSSDWLSNTACWDFTTHMIMVNAGEDVARKIVAIVRRSQRGVCVLCATGAISKIAIHGPGSPGGSMEFEGRFEIVSLSGSFTVANASTSRGVMGGLSVSLACADGRIIGGGLAGPLVAATPIQMIIGTFVPNNFMGHNIMNRREYASTSASPGIGPHSTTGAVPNTSPPGFEGHMYSTPMQAGRQFNDVAGDNDIRRNASAGGAGINNPENVPAQRTSPEMNMFGAP; from the exons ATGGAGAACAACGAGTTCGTGGTGCAAGTCGATTCGACTTCAAGCGACTCCGCCTCGCCGGCGCACCCGACTGCCAACGCTACTCCTCCGCCTCCGGCAATGCCTGCACCCGCTGCAGGAAACCCGAGCGTGGACGGTGCAGCACCCGTGGTGACGCCCGGGAGTGGCGTGGGGGAGAGTGGACAGGAGACTGCTGGGGGCAGTGCCAGTGGAGTGGGTTTGTttgggaggaggaggaggagggggcgGCCGAGGAGGAACAATGCCGACGAGAGCCTGAGGATGCCCCGGCCTTCGAGACCGGGTTATTCCGGAAACATGGGTTGGGCCAGGCCTCTCGGATTTGGTTCGCCGTTCCTGTCGCAATCCA GTGATTGGCTCTCGAACACGGCCTGTTGGGACTTCACTACGCATATGATCATGGTGAATGCTGGAGAG GATGTAGCTAGAAAGATTGTTGCAATTGTTCGCAGGAGCCAAAGAGGAGTTTGCGTACTTTGTGCAACAGGAGCTATATCTAAAATTGCTATTCACGGGCCCGGGTCCCCCGGTGGAAGCATGGAATTCGAG GGTCGATTTGAGATAGTGTCTCTATCAGGATCGTTCACCGTGGCTAATGCTAGCACTAGCAGGGGCGTGATGGGCGGATTAAGCGTGTCATTAGCATGCGCTGATGGTCGGATCATAGGAGGAGGGCTTGCTGGTCCACTAGTAGCTGCTACCCCCATTCAA ATGATAATCGGGACTTTTGTGCCAAACAATTTCATGGGCCATAACATAATGAACCGCCGAGAGTATGCATCGACTTCCGCATCACCCGGGATAGGACCTCACTCGACGACTGGAGCAGTTCCCAATACTTCCCCACCGGGATTCGAGGGCCATATGTATTCTACGCCAATGCAGGCTGGTCGTCAGTTTAATGACGTCGCAGGTGACAATGATATCCGGAGGAATGCATCCGCTGGTGGTGCTGGGATAAACAATCCTGAGAATGTGCCTGCCCAAAGGACATCTCCCGAGATGAATATGTTCGGTGCTCCGTGA
- the LOC116207713 gene encoding transcriptional adapter ADA2b-like — protein sequence MGSSDPRAAGQGSSSSANIVETMGYSGADLLSENEKRLCTEIRVPPQVYLSMQQVMSVEIFKGKVTKKMDAYHLFQMDPSKIDRGGEAWNCEFHCMINTARLIGGGSMEL from the exons ATGGGATCTTCGGACCCAAGAGCTGCGGGACAGGGTTCCTCAAGCTCTGCTAACATTGTGGAAACAATGGGCTATAGCGGCGCGGATTTGCTGTCTGAAAAT GAGAAGAGGCTTTGCACCGAAATTAGGGTACCGCCACAAGTTTATCTCAGCATGCAGCAAGTGATGTCAGTGGAGATCTTCAAAGGTAAGGTCACCAAGAAGATGGACGCCTACCACTTGTTTCAGATGGACCCTAGCAAGATTGATCGGGGGGGGGAAGCATGGAACTGTGAATTCCATTGCATGATTAATACTGCAAGATTGATCGGGGGGGGAAGCATGGAACTGTGA